The sequence below is a genomic window from Dyadobacter chenwenxiniae.
CAGTTTTCAGCAACTATAATTACAATCTGGGCTTTAATCAGGATGAGAATAACAAATACAGTTGGAGTTCTTCGATCAGCAATTATGTCCTGAAACCTGATTTCAGCTATTTCATCAACAGCAATTCGGAATTTAAATTTGGCTTGGAAAGTTCTTATTATCAGTTCAATCCTTCCAATACGGTGGGGACAACCAATGGAGAAACTGTTGATAGCAGTCAACCAAAAAAATATGCTTTGGAGCTTGCAGGTTACGTTAGCCACCGCCTGAAAGTAGGCTCAACACTGGAAGTCCAATATGGGATCCGATTTTCTGCGTTTAATTATCTGGGACCCGGGACCGCTTATACTTATAATGACACCATTCCAGGGAGAAAGCGGACCGCGATTTCTGAACAGCAATACAAGAGCGGGGAATCTATCGCATCATACGGCAATCCGGAACCGCGGGTTTCGGCGAAATATCAGGTCAATGACAGGACATCATTAAAGGCAAGTTTTAGCCGAACAACTCAATATATCCATTTTATTTCCAACACCAGCGCCTCCAACCCGCTGAATATCTGGACCCCGAGCACTAATAACATTAAGCCCGCCGTGGGCAATCAATACACGCTGGGTTATTTCAGCGACCTGGGGGCGAGTGCTGCTTACGAGTTCTCGGCAGAGGCATTTTACCGCAATACAACAAACGAAATTGACTATATCAACGGAGCGGAGCTGCTTAACAATGATCGTTTGGAAGGTGATTTGTTAAGTGGTAATGGCCGGGCATATGGTTTGGAATTGTATCTCCAAAAGAAGAAGGGCCTCGTTACCGGCTGGGTGAGTTATACACTGAGCCGCTCGGAACTGAAAGTAGACGGGATCAACAACGGAAAATGGTATCCGACGCGTTTTGATCAAACCCACAATTTAAAAATTGTCGCCTCCTATACAATTAACCCGAAATGGTCGACCACTGCGGACTTTGCATTGACCACAGGAACGCCGACAACCTACCCAAATCAGCGCTATCTTTCACAAGGCGTACTAATTCCGTACAACACCGGCAACGCACGAAACGACGCCCGCCTGACGCCTTACCATAGGCTCGATGTGTCACTGAGAATGGAGGGCAGGACGCTGAAAAAGAATGGTCTGACAAGGAAAAACCGTGATTACTGGGTTTTCTCCGTGTACAATATATACGGTCGCCGCAATGCCTTTTCAACCTATTTTACCCAGTCCTCCGACCGGGTTACTGCCTATCAGCCCATACAAACGCAGGCGCATCGTGTGTCCATCATCGGGTCAATGGTCCCGTCTGTTTCCTACAATTTTAAATTTTAAAAAGCATACATTATCTATGAAATTAACAGCCTTTCAAACCTGTTTAAGGTTCGTATGCCTCCTAAGCATTCCGTTTTTGTGGAGTTGTGACGATGAAATTGATC
It includes:
- a CDS encoding TonB-dependent receptor, encoding MNKFSIPFPLSVCCGLVLLFMAATTAAVGQNKFTISGTMKDKSNGETLIGASIFVKENPSAGAVTNVYGFYSITLPQGSYTLEYSYIGYEKVVRELVLTSNVAADIELPALSRVLDEVRIVDESRISTSRNFEMSVNKLDIKTIQKLPALMGEVDIVKSLQFLPGVSQVGEGSSGFNVRGGSVGQNLVLLDEAPVYNSSHMLGFFSVFNPDAVKDVKLYKGAIPAEYGGRISSVLDVRLKEGNNKKTEVDGGIGFIFSRLAVQGPLVKDKSSYLIAVRRSYIDGLSTLLTSNNFGLNFYDITVKTNYTLNQKNRLYLSGFFGRDNFGLSDDAKFNWGNKSGTLRWNTVINSKLFANVSAVFSNYNYNLGFNQDENNKYSWSSSISNYVLKPDFSYFINSNSEFKFGLESSYYQFNPSNTVGTTNGETVDSSQPKKYALELAGYVSHRLKVGSTLEVQYGIRFSAFNYLGPGTAYTYNDTIPGRKRTAISEQQYKSGESIASYGNPEPRVSAKYQVNDRTSLKASFSRTTQYIHFISNTSASNPLNIWTPSTNNIKPAVGNQYTLGYFSDLGASAAYEFSAEAFYRNTTNEIDYINGAELLNNDRLEGDLLSGNGRAYGLELYLQKKKGLVTGWVSYTLSRSELKVDGINNGKWYPTRFDQTHNLKIVASYTINPKWSTTADFALTTGTPTTYPNQRYLSQGVLIPYNTGNARNDARLTPYHRLDVSLRMEGRTLKKNGLTRKNRDYWVFSVYNIYGRRNAFSTYFTQSSDRVTAYQPIQTQAHRVSIIGSMVPSVSYNFKF